Proteins encoded in a region of the Streptomyces sp. NBC_01298 genome:
- a CDS encoding SDR family oxidoreductase: protein MTGKNCLVTGASGYIGGRLVPDLLEAGHRVRCLARTPEKLRDHPWAGDTEIVRGDVTDRASLAAAMDGIDVAYYLVHSLGTGSRFEERDREAARAFADEARAAGVGRIVYLGGLTPVDVPPRNLSPHLRSRAEVGEIFLAGAVPATVLRAAVVIGSGSASFEMLRYLTERLPVMVTPSWVGTRCQPIAVRDVLRYLVGSAGMPPEVNRPFDIGGPDVLTYEEMMRRYATVAHLPARLILRVPMLTPRLSSHWIGLVTPVPRALARPLAESLRHEVVCAEHDIAAHVPDPPGAPIGFDEALALALRRIREAKVTTRWSSAAVPGAPSDPLPTDPDWAGGSLYTDSRELAVEAPAAELWRVVEGIGGENGWYSFPLAWAVRGWLDRLVGGVGIRRGRRDAARLRVGDSLDFWRVEEIEPGRLLRLRAEMRLPGLAWLELHADPPAPGETGSRYRQRALFHPHGLLGHLYWWSVSPFHAVVFGGMARNIARAAKRADTERTGAT, encoded by the coding sequence ATGACGGGCAAGAACTGCCTGGTCACCGGGGCCAGCGGATACATCGGCGGACGCCTCGTACCGGACCTCCTGGAGGCCGGGCACCGGGTCCGCTGCCTGGCCCGCACCCCGGAAAAACTGCGCGACCACCCCTGGGCCGGGGACACCGAGATCGTCCGGGGAGACGTCACCGACCGCGCGTCCCTCGCCGCCGCGATGGACGGCATCGACGTCGCCTACTACCTCGTGCACTCCCTGGGCACCGGATCCCGCTTCGAGGAACGCGACCGGGAAGCCGCCCGGGCCTTCGCGGACGAGGCCCGCGCCGCCGGGGTCGGCCGCATCGTCTACCTCGGCGGGCTCACCCCCGTGGACGTCCCGCCGCGGAACCTCTCACCGCACCTGCGCTCCCGCGCCGAGGTCGGGGAGATCTTCCTCGCGGGCGCCGTTCCGGCCACCGTGCTGCGCGCCGCCGTGGTCATCGGGTCCGGGTCCGCGTCCTTCGAGATGCTGCGCTACCTGACCGAACGCCTGCCCGTCATGGTCACCCCCAGCTGGGTCGGCACCCGCTGCCAGCCGATCGCCGTCCGCGACGTGCTGCGCTACCTCGTCGGCAGCGCCGGCATGCCGCCCGAGGTGAACCGGCCCTTCGACATCGGCGGGCCCGACGTGCTCACGTACGAGGAGATGATGCGCCGCTACGCCACCGTCGCGCACCTCCCCGCCCGCCTCATCCTGCGGGTCCCGATGCTCACCCCGAGGCTGTCCAGCCACTGGATCGGCCTGGTCACCCCCGTGCCGAGGGCGCTGGCCCGGCCGCTCGCGGAATCCCTGCGGCACGAGGTGGTGTGCGCGGAGCACGACATCGCCGCCCACGTCCCGGACCCGCCGGGCGCGCCCATCGGCTTCGACGAGGCCCTCGCGCTGGCCCTCCGGCGGATCCGCGAGGCCAAGGTGACCACCCGCTGGTCCTCCGCCGCCGTCCCCGGCGCGCCGAGCGACCCGCTGCCCACCGACCCCGACTGGGCGGGCGGCAGCCTCTACACCGACAGCCGGGAGCTGGCGGTCGAGGCCCCGGCCGCGGAGCTGTGGCGGGTGGTGGAGGGCATCGGCGGGGAGAACGGCTGGTACTCCTTCCCGCTGGCCTGGGCCGTACGGGGCTGGCTGGACCGGCTCGTCGGCGGAGTCGGCATCCGGCGCGGCCGCCGGGACGCGGCGCGGCTGCGGGTGGGGGACTCCCTGGACTTCTGGCGGGTGGAGGAGATCGAACCGGGCCGGCTGCTGCGGCTGCGCGCCGAGATGCGGCTGCCGGGGCTGGCCTGGCTGGAACTCCACGCCGATCCGCCGGCCCCCGGGGAGACCGGATCTCGCTACCGCCAGCGGGCCCTCTTCCATCCGCACGGCCTGCTGGGCCACCTGTACTGGTGGAGCGTGTCACCGTTCCACGCCGTCGTCTTCGGCGGCATGGCCCGCAACATCGCCCGCGCGGCGAAGCGAGCGGACACCGAGCGCACGGGTGCGACGTAG